A window of the Gordonia humi genome harbors these coding sequences:
- a CDS encoding acyl-CoA dehydrogenase family protein codes for MRPAHSAPGAEERAALADAIGDVLRRRSGSAAVRTAMASPGRIDRGLWDTLTDEIGVAALAVPEEFDGAGATWAETALALEELGATLSPAPVFSSAVLTVGTVLASGDSDTAARLLPALASGESIGALCWADPAGWDRPGVSANAGLLSGTADYVIDGETADVLLVVAGTDDGGPTTLHEVAADAPGVTITPLPLLDPTRALARVTFDEVAGTTIPTPPDLLDRIRTLAWTMLSAEQVGGAARALALTVEYTQARKQFGRALGSFQALKHRMADMYVSVEAMRSMSAAAIDAVVSGRDDAAELAAIAHVQCSEEYMRVTGEAIQLHGGIGITWEHDIGLYFKRAQADAQLFGRPSTALAAVSL; via the coding sequence CTCACTCCGCTCCCGGCGCCGAGGAACGCGCCGCGCTGGCCGACGCGATCGGCGACGTCCTCCGCAGACGATCCGGATCAGCGGCCGTCCGCACCGCCATGGCCTCACCCGGGCGGATCGATCGCGGCCTGTGGGACACGCTGACCGACGAGATCGGCGTCGCCGCACTGGCCGTTCCCGAAGAGTTCGACGGCGCGGGGGCCACCTGGGCGGAGACGGCTCTCGCCCTCGAAGAGCTCGGTGCGACCCTGTCGCCCGCGCCGGTCTTCTCATCCGCCGTACTTACCGTCGGCACCGTACTGGCCTCGGGCGACTCCGACACCGCCGCGCGCCTGCTCCCCGCCCTCGCCTCCGGTGAGTCGATCGGCGCGCTCTGCTGGGCGGATCCGGCCGGGTGGGACCGCCCCGGGGTGTCCGCGAACGCGGGGCTGCTATCCGGGACCGCCGACTACGTCATCGACGGCGAGACCGCCGATGTTCTGCTCGTCGTCGCGGGAACCGACGACGGCGGGCCGACCACCCTCCACGAGGTGGCCGCGGACGCACCCGGCGTCACGATCACCCCGCTGCCGCTGCTCGATCCGACGCGCGCGTTGGCTCGGGTCACATTCGACGAGGTCGCCGGCACCACGATCCCGACACCGCCCGACCTGCTCGATCGGATACGAACCCTCGCATGGACGATGCTCTCGGCCGAGCAGGTCGGCGGTGCGGCTCGCGCCCTCGCACTCACGGTCGAATACACGCAGGCCCGCAAGCAGTTCGGCCGCGCCCTCGGCTCGTTCCAGGCACTCAAGCACCGTATGGCCGACATGTACGTGTCCGTCGAAGCGATGCGCTCGATGTCGGCGGCCGCGATCGATGCCGTCGTCTCCGGCCGCGACGACGCCGCCGAACTCGCCGCCATCGCTCACGTGCAGTGCTCCGAGGAGTACATGCGCGTCACCGGTGAAGCGATCCAGCTGCACGGCGGCATCGGCATCACCTGGGAGCACGACATCGGCCTCTACTTCAAACGCGCACAGGCCGACGCGCAACTGTTCGGCCGGCCGAGCACCGCGCTCGCGGCGGTGTCGTTGTAG